Genomic segment of uncultured Desulfobacter sp.:
CAACAGCTGCTGCATCCATTTTAAAATGACGCCTAAGGGTTGAAGCATTACAGATATCGTGAATGTACCCATCGTCGGGGATACCCAATACCCGAATGGTGTAAGGCAACATTCCCTGGCCGGCCATCATCAACATACGGGCACCAAGGCCGCACCCGATAAACTGCTCTTCAACAACGACCACAGCTTCGACTCCTCTTAGAACGCTTGCCAGCAATTCGTTGTTTAAGGGATGAACCTGTGGGACGGATATCACCCTTGTTCTAATGCCTTCATCGGTCAAAATTTCCCGGGCATGCAAAGCTTCTTCAACTACGGGGCCATGAACGACAATGGCGGCATCGTTGCCAGGTTTCAGGACCATCGGCTTTGTGATGTCCATGGGAATTGATTCGTGATATTCAGGCTCTCCTGATTTTGCAATACGCACGTACACCGGATGATCGGCGGCAAGGGCATATTGGGCCGCAGCGGCGGCCTCCATGGGATCACAGGGAGACAGTACAGTCAATCCGGGAATGGTCCGGGCAACGCCAATGTCTTCCACCGAATAATGGGTCATCCCGGATGGTGCATAGGTAAGGCCACACCCGGTACCCACCAGGATTATCGGCAACTCCATATAGCATATGGAGTTGCGCACCTGCTCATAACACCGGTAAAGCACAAAGGGTGCAATATTGTACAGCACCACCTTGAATCCCGTAAGGGCCATACCGGCGCCAAAGGAGGCCATATTTTGTTCGGCAACCCCCATATTCAAAAACGCGTCCGGGCGTTCCTTCTGAACGCCGTCAAAAACGCCTAGCCCGGCATCACCGCTTAGAATCATGATATCATCGCGATGGTCCATGGCCCGAAGAAGTGTGTGCACAAATCTTTGCCTCATGTTAACTCCTCCAAGGCCCTGGCCTCGTGCTCAGGTGTGACGATATAATAATGCCAGATCAGCTGGTCCTCCATGAAGGAGACCCCTTTCCCCTTGATGGTGCGTGCGATAACCATTTTGG
This window contains:
- a CDS encoding transketolase C-terminal domain-containing protein; translated protein: MRQRFVHTLLRAMDHRDDIMILSGDAGLGVFDGVQKERPDAFLNMGVAEQNMASFGAGMALTGFKVVLYNIAPFVLYRCYEQVRNSICYMELPIILVGTGCGLTYAPSGMTHYSVEDIGVARTIPGLTVLSPCDPMEAAAAAQYALAADHPVYVRIAKSGEPEYHESIPMDITKPMVLKPGNDAAIVVHGPVVEEALHAREILTDEGIRTRVISVPQVHPLNNELLASVLRGVEAVVVVEEQFIGCGLGARMLMMAGQGMLPYTIRVLGIPDDGYIHDICNASTLRRHFKMDAAAVVKTVLDMFGRRPML